The DNA sequence ttttcctatgtaaaaccaagtgaccccagaggcgggtcataatttgaacaaattttgtagaggttcactaggcaatgctacatgtgaaatatctaagccctaggccttctggtttatttttagaaattttttgaagatttgcctatataaaatcaagtgacccctggggcagggtcaattttgaccccggggttcatgatttgaacaaattttgtagaggtccactaggccatgctacatgtcaaatatctaagctctatgccttctggtttattttttagaaaattttgaagaattttctatgtacaatcaagtaaccccatggggcggggtcaatttcacCCCGGgttcatgatttaaacaaattttgtagaggtctactaggcaatgttttctgtcaaatatctaagctctaggctctctgatttatttttagaaatgttttgaagattttcctatgtaaaatcaagtgaaccctggggcggggtcaattttgaccccaggggtcatgatttgaataattttgtagaggtttactaggcaatgctacttgtcaaatatctaagctctaggccttctggtttatttttagaaacattttgaagattttcctatgtaagatcaagtgacccctggggcggggtcaattttgaccgcggggatcatgatttgattaaattttgtagaggtctactaggcaatgctacatgtcaaatatctaagctctatgccttctggtttattttttaaatatttttgaagattttcctatagaaatctatgtaaaatcaagtgacccctggggcggggtcaattttgaccccggggtcatgatttgaacagctttagtagaggtctactaggcaatgctacatgtaaaatatctaagctctagggcttctggtttttgagaagaagattttttaagattttcgtatgtaaaatcaagtgacccctggggctgggtcaattttgaccccggggtcatgatttgaacaaacttggtagaggtctactaggcaatgcttcacaccaaatatctaagctctagggcttctggtttttgagaagaagatttttaaagtttttcctttcggttgccatggcaaccagagttctgcatggaattcaattctttgaacaatttttgtagagcttcacccaaggaacattgctgcgaagtttggatgaaattggcctagcggattatgaggagatgtcgtttaaagtaaaagtttacggacgacggacaacggacgacggacggtgagtgatcagaaaagctcaccctgagcctttggctctggtgagctaaaaatgaaacaaaaggcATTATAAATTCTGAAGAAGAAGCCGTATGTTCAAAAGAAAATACAGCCTAGGCGACATGTTCCATGCCTTACTTTAGTGCTAGTTGGAGAAAATCgagttttcatattttgacatgTACTTTAAATTTCCTATTattatgtatataggcaaaaatctTCCTACGGACAtgtttaaactttgtgtactgactgagaatcaaggtTAAAATggaaatttgtattaaaaatcataggtaccggtgcttgatcttgagttatctgcccttgaaaactgatttttcagtatttttccaCATTCAAGGGCAGACAATGCATGACCAAagctgggtacctatgatttgcttcatattatatttctgtttttgatttgattctttGTCAGTTAACACAGATTAAATAAGAAATTCTGGCCGTAAGAAAATTTTGTCCCATGTAAATGTAGACACTGTGGCAAATGTCCATGACTATAAACATGACAAAGTGATACttcaaagtcctggtctttcccggatttctttaaactttgtatactgaatgcAAAAGATATCTGTGGTTGACTCTCAAAACCCCtcatctttaaagagaaaaaaaatccctttttgccggaaatatttatcgaagacccctaaaacacgcacagaattcaccatttatgtttacgtgggatgttttaaaaatacctaGGCGGAGGACCCACCTGCCATCCCtacatttatacttcgttttacattttcgtgctttaaaaaatcTCTGTGGACTATCCATCCGACAACACTAGCGcagtaaaacaacaaaacaatacaatgtcattgcataggaagcgtcgtttgCCCCCACCTCCCCTTTCACACGCTCCGGAATTTACATTTGCGTTGTTTTTAtccgaaaactatatctcgggaggggAACTCCGAACCCCCTCCCCTACCATATTTAAAGGAGACAatccctccttttatctctctcttttgtgcgtaaCGTAAAAAATGAGCACAGACCCTGATGTATAAAAACTACCATTCCATGATCCTTAGCACATCATATGTACCATGCAACACATTTTGCCGCTACCAAAACTCaaccgaattttggtagtgactaccaaaatgcgttgctaccattttgaggtgtaacagtGCTATATATAACACCTTTTTACATTGATGTACTTATTTCAACTACATTGTCCGTTATCTTGTGATTGCAATTTATTAAAGGTATGCTAGACccaaatttcaaaactgaaagcATGAAAAGATACAACAAATAATTAAATCAAAcctaaaattaacaaatttcaaCTTCATAACGTTGTCAAGGAAAGGAAGTTTTGAATGTTGGTTGTTCTATGACCCACTATGGCAATTTTTACTGCCGTTCAAGTATttcttaattgttttgtttttagctccacCGGCGTCGGTGTTGGCGTGAGcgttcttggttaaggtttttcggcaagctttgtttttctttgaaactattaCTCATATCTTACTGCAACTTCACAAAAACATTTTCCAGCatataaacaaagtatgtgcagaggctgggcccattatactcaagTTCACCAAGGTGTCATACttaggttatttctaaggttaatgcttttcggcaacctttgttttctgtcatatctttgctactattgcttatatcttactgtaacttcacataaacattatccagcatacaaacaaagtatatgcaggggctgggcccattatacccaaggtcaaggtcagcaaGGTGtcatacttggaattattttcgtgttaatttttcgaaagcttcgtttatagacatatctttggtactttaaaagataatgacttgaaattaaaaatatttctttataatcatcaggTTTTTTTGGCAATCTgcttttttatataactttagaacaatataagataatgacttgaaacttgaaacgtatctttatcatcatcatctgcatgtgcggtaataatccccataactctgatttgcatttttgacCAATTATGCCACTTTCATactttttgacaaacttcgttttctggacataactttagtgctatataagataatgacttgaaactcaattGTATCTTGGCAATCACCATCATTATCCCTTCCATACGTGACCTTTAACgcctctgagtagtagggtcttttttatatcttgatgtatcttccttttaaagaagaggtctcttattgagacatgaATTCACAtaactgtcaaatcgccgaataattgagcgacagctcttgtttaattacgaaataataaaaatgtgaaCGACCTTTTCAAAATACcgtttacattttaattttcattttatcgcCAAAACACGTTTTGCTGTTAAATTTGAACATGAACTACTAGACAATTTAAATTCAGACTCCGTATTTAAACTTTCAAATTTCGGCATTAAGAAATTATAACGTCATTTGCAAAATTTATCTTGAAATTCAAGCAAAACACTGAATCAAACAAAAGTTTATAGTctcacctttttttaaaaaaaaagtccaccTGTACTCCTAACTTGAATAAAGGGAAGCGGTGTTACATTTCACAACTATTATGATAATGCGTAAAATGATcgctcatttttttttaatttttgcttttgGCATGAATACAAATACTGCttgttttggacattttttccTTGATAGTTGCCGGTTGATTTATCCCTTTGTATAATAAGGATATTAGTATCTTGATCCAAATCATGCATAATTGTGTTGATTTCGATATAGATATAGGCTTCAAAGCATTTTTAATAAGACAGTCTTTGTTAACTTATTATATCCTGTTAGAACATCCGATTGTTTGActtttaaataatgattttaaaaatctcTTAGTCATTGATCAAATGCACGCAGGAATCGAACGCTTTTTGACGTAATTAATTCATTTATGCTAGTACATGCATACCACTCATGCACGCATGCACGAGACACAAGCATACGAAACGATGCGATATGTTAGGTGTGAGGGTAAAGGGCAAGGGCATGACATGACGTCACATTGTACATCGCGAGGGTACACTCCGAGGATACGACATGGCGTCACATGGTAAAACGCGAAGGTACGCTTCGAGGATACGACATGACGTCACATGGTAAAACGCGAAGGTACGCTTCGAGGATACGACATGACGTCACATGGTAAAACGCGAAGGTACGCTTCGAGGATACGACATGACGTCACATGGTACAACGCGAAGGTACGCTTCGAGGATACGACATGACGTCACATGGTACAACGCGAAGGTACGCTCACAAGATACGACATAAAGCTAGAGGAAGCGACGTGAGGCGCGATGGAACGTTACCTGCAAACTATCGCGCCTCGTGCCGTATTCAAGCATGGTACGCTCACGCGTCGTGCCTCACAAACGAAACACCAATACGATGGCCCTAACAGGATACCGTAAAATCTGGAGGAAGCTAGTTAttgtttatttatccccccgccaaaggcgaagggaatattagaaatgctctccgtccgtgcgtgcgtgcgtgcgtgcgtccgtccgcaacgatctttgtccggagcataactccaaaagtactggagggattttcttcaaacttcatacactgatagaacacattgggaggaagtacagtgtgcaagaacaataactctaccttgcctattttttgagttattcccctttatcttattttcttaaaaaaatttgtccggagcataactctaaaagtactggagggattttcttcagacttcatacactgatagaacacattgggaggaagtgcagtgtgcaagaacaataactctaccttgcctattttttaggttattcccctttatcttattttcttaaaaaaatttgaccggagcataactccaaaagtactggagggattttcttcaaacttcatacactgatagaacacattgggaggaagtgcagtgtgcaagaacaataactctaccttgcctattttttgagttattcccctttatcatattttctttaaaaaaattgtccggagcatttcttcttcatgcatagagggattttgatataacttggcacaaatgttcaccaccacgagacagaatgtcatgcgcaagatccaggtccctaggtctaaggtcaaggtcacactgagaggccaaaggtcagatacaagaatgacattgtccgaagcatttcttcttcatgcatggagggattttgatgtaacttggcacaattatacaccatcatgagacgaagtgtcatgtgcagttcccttctttagaattacctccctttgttgttactttaaatagcttttattgtaactttttcattactagtcgtagggaaaaatcgagacaacttttctgtagtacaacatgcatgctacatccaattttgaggtgtattttgaccaatctctacctggtaaagatttttttgtggacttgcaattttttttttttttttttttaagattaactccccttagtttttactataaataacttatattgtaacttttttataattgaccatagggaaaaaacaagaccacttttctgtggtacaacatggatgttactttccaattttacgtgtattttaagatatctacctggtaaggagttttttatggacttagaaaaacaaaagacttacagtgattactaaacaaccacaaaattaaaattccatttgcaaatacagctgctagactaaagaaatttgctgtgacgggcatatattgtgacattctggcactcgtgttccctgttagctttccattccttctttttacagtagtcatatagaaaaacatcatagctatactgttcatgaaaattaataaaatttagcagtaaaccacctcaccactgacttattctttctttcacatctttaaaacccctgatgcggaccacaactaaatggttcttcaaagctttccccaaaattaatactttcagacactaacttgccaggaactttggccttcaattataatatgcccggcttcgggattggccatgtctaacttGGCTCTTGTTAAACTGGCATTTACGTATTTAAAGTACAAAATAGAATTTATTCCTAGCAATTCCATTTCAATACTGATTGAAAATGCGGTTCTTCATTATTTCAAGGAAATAATTAAAATCCTTTGACAAAGCTGAAGTCACATTTATGCGTGTAGTCAGtcattcaataaataaatgaataaaccaCGCAACCAAGgttcataattaattaattatttcgttcgttcgttcgttcgttcagtcagtcagtcagtcagtctagCATTCATCCAGTCATTCGTTAGATCACTTTTGAAGCTTTTACATGGGGAAATTATctaaaaatgtaattatattaaaTCAGAGGAAATCTAAAGGTATTCTATATAAAGTAATAAATTTCCTACCTTGTTTAACTATTCTTTAGAGCACCCTTATTCCTGTCTAATACAAGTCAGATATGATTACCACGATCAAagcatttttcttttaaactcgCCTACCTTGACTGAACTGTGTAATAATGCATTTTTACATTCAGGTAGGAGcaatcaatttattttgtaatcaATTACAGCTCATTTCCTCGGGCAAATCATAATTATTGTAATGATCATTTATTGTGCAATGCATGTGTAAACACAAATAATATTATGGCTTGAAAAATATTctctttttagttttgttttcctTATTTGACATTAGAAACAAGTTTCTTATTTCTTATCTTATACTTGAAATAACTCTCTTGTCccaattttagctcgactatacgcaGTATATtagacccggcgtcggcgtcggcgtacttccgcgtccgcactatggttaaagttttgatgcactttctctgtatccctgtaattacttgatgaatttgCGTAGTATCTTGTCCcattgttagctcgactattcaaagtatatggagagctatcctactcgatacttaatgcattttctctttatctctgtaactaCTTGAACAATTTGCttcgaacttaaaatagttattcctcatcatcattaACGTCCTATGACACAAGAATCATACctttcacaccaatatttcatgaacatGATCATATAACACAAGAGCTATAGCGCTGGCACCAATAagttatgagttatgcccccttttacttagaatttcaggttaaagttgtgatGCACATTTGCATtgtctcagttactactgaaaatatttgattaaaacttaaaatagctgttccACATTATAAGCCACATGGTATGACAATGGTGTATTTCTTTTGCAGAAAGTTTCCGTGAATTATGTTCTTTGatatatacttatttaatgttttgaaacacTTTACCTctatatgtattattattaaataCAATTGTCGCAGatttaagctattgtccaatatcttcatccacagtAGAGTCATTAAACACACCATTGACATCATTAAACGcaccagtgacagctccagtttcctcagatgtggccaatttcactatccagcagcTAAATAGTCgtgcgcgctgtctcctgtgacagcttttgttgtCTTTCTACTTTTATTTCAGCCATGCTGACATCCCAATACAGACATCGGTCTTCCACAAGCCAGTTGAATTACGACATTAAATGACGAGCTGCTGTCGAGCTTGGCTTGTACTGGGAAATGTGAGAGCCGATCTAAAGCCAGCGAGCTTAACCACTCAATAGCCACAGAGACCCGGTCATATGGAAGTTAATGCATTGAGTACTGACGGTGGTGAGCTGGGGAAAGGGGATGAAATAGAATAATTCTTAACTTGCAGTTCCAAGTAGTCGGAACTTTGGAAAAAGCAAAGAAGCACGCTGCTTACAGCATCATAGGACTTTCATAACAGAATTTTTGGTTTGTGCAACGGGAAATGTCACGTAAAAGTAATGGCGGAAAAAGGGGTAATAGCAGCAAAACTCAaagcatttcatttaaaaaggttaTCTTAATCATTCAAGTTGATAACATACGTTCTTTTTGACAAAGGTTCAATTAAAATACCATAAGTCTTCAGTAAAACTATTGtatgttgaagatattttaaaactttttaaaagtgcAGCCTCTGTAGAACGGCAGGAAAATTAAAAATCCTGCAATGTTTTGAGGAGATTGTTGTTCTGGAGTGGTTAATCTATCAGAAATCCTGTCTGGGTGGAAAgaaaataataacagtaatataaTGCAAACTACGGATAGGCAATTTTATGCAAGTCATGTTATAATGCATAATGATGCATGAGGTATCATGTATCATGGTgcacaataattattattgtatattGTTGTAGAAAAGTAGTTACGTCTTAGGGTGGTAATCTAAAACGTCTTTACAAAATAGAAGAATGGAAATATTTTGTGTGTCGGGATCTGTTTTAAGACTACTTACTTCACCACTAAATGCACAATTCAATAATAAGTTAATTGTACATACAGGTATTTATAACGTGCATGCTTCtgtgttaataaatatatttaatttctgtATAactatttttcagtattttatactcatattacatgcaaaatatatattattcaaCTAAACAGATATGTGTATTATCTAAGTACAACGTAGactataacaaaaatatttaaggggaagtaacactgtgttggggTTTGGTACTATGCGTACGGTTTTTAGGCCCCATCTGCGCATTCGTCTGTTGCATCGTCCGTTCAGAAAGAGTTTTATAATAACGCAATTCATCGTTGTTTTCTTGTTTCAGATAATGCAAATTTAATGCAGAGACTGACCATAGTTATTgggtttttttcaaattcaaaataattctaaTTGAATCATCTTTCTTCTTGcgaataaaaatgttagaaacaaAACCAGTATCGTCGTATTGCGCATGTTCTATTACACCTTTCTGTAACAAcaatgacagttctttctgaaTTAACTCTTGTTCACTTTCTGAAAAGTTTATAGGGATAGGTAAAACATTTTGATTAGGTATTTCCTCAAAGGGAATGTCAGTGCCATGCACAGCTATCTGAAGTAATCTGATACCACTGTAAATGAAAGTTTGCTATTCTCAGGGGTATTTAAAGTGTGGATatctgaaacaagagggtcatgatgacccttgatcgctcacctgagtaatatgagctacatgtttcaaatgtcaaactgatgatttttagaaatttttttggaagattttccgatgtacaatcaagtaacccctggggcggggctaagtttgtagaagtctactaggcaatgttacatatcaaatatctaagatctcggccttctggtttatttttagcaaatttatgaagattttgctatgtacaatcaagtaacccctggggctgggtcaatttgactctggggggtcaagatttgaacaaattttgtagaggtccactaggccatgctacatgtcgaatatctaagctctaggccttctggtttaattttagaaattttgaagatttttctatgtacaatcaaatgaCCCCAcggggcggggtcagtttgaccccgggatcatgatttgaataattttagtagaggtccactaggcaatgccacatgtcaaatatctaagctctaggtcttctggttttttagaagaagattttttaaggttttcctatgtaaaatcaagtgacccctgggacggggtcaattttgaccccggggtcatgatttgaacaaatgttgtagaggtctactaggcaatgctacatgtgaaatacataagctctaggccttctggtttatttttagaaattttttgaagatttccctatgtaaaatcaagtgacccctaggacggggtcaattttggccacggggtcatgatttaaacaattttagtagaggtccactaggcaatgctacatgtcaattatataagctctaggtcttctggtttttgagaagaagattttttaagattttcctatgtaaaatcaagtgacccctggggctgggtcaattttgaccccgggggtcatgatttgaataaattttgtagagttccactaggctacatgtgaaatatctaagctctaggccttctggtttatttttagaatttttttgaagatattcatatgtaaaatcaagtgacccctggggcggggtcaattttgaccccggggtcatgatttgaataattttagtagaggtccactaggcaatgctacatgtcaaatatctaagctctaggtcttctggtttttgagaagaagattttttaagattttcctatgtaaaatcaagtgaccccggggtcatgatttgaacaaacttggtagaggtccactaggcaatgcttcacaccaaatatctaagctctatggcttctggcttttgagaagaagatttttaaagtttttccttttggttgccatggcaaccagagttctgcatggaattcaattctttgaataattttgaaagggggccacccaaggatcattaaATAAAGAGAAGGAAACTTGAAAACAAAGAGACCCGTGACAACTGGCGCCCAAAGATGGATATGAGATCTGGAAAAAGACTTGATATTAttgtatttgaaaatgtcaacacAGTGGTTACATATAATGCAGCCAATCAGATGATAGTTGTAAAGATTGGACCAATCAGCACAGAGTTGTAAACATAGTAACCAATCACATTTGGTAAACATTGTGACGTCGCCGCTCTAGAATTCATTCATAAGCCTACTACTACGGATACTACGGTATTCTATTCATAACGTGCACGTGCTTATACCTGTCACTATTGGTAGCCTGATCAACTCTTCAAGACAGCCATATCTTCTAGAAGGAACGCCATCAAGAAAGTTTAGAAGTGACATTGACATTTGGAATCTTTATATTCAAGCCCTaaaggaaatttatttcaaagaatgGTTGGATCAACTAATGAAAGCGAAGTTGAAATAGAAGGTATAAAGACAATGGGACTAATTGATACAGGATCAATGATCACAACAATATCAGTAGAATTTTTCAAAGATATGGATCCAAAACCAGAATTACTTCCATTAGAAGACTTTAATCTAGAAGTTTCAAGTGCAAATGGAGAGAAGCTTCCTTTCCTAGGTTATGTAGAAGTTGACCTAAAAGTCTCCGTTTTATGTGATAGATGTTTCACCATACCAGCACTTATTGTTCCAAGAACTGATTATAATTCGAATGTACCTGTCATCGTTGGAACAAACATTATACGTCAACTTCAAGCAGAAATGGATGATGCCACTACAGAAATTCCGGAAGTATGGA is a window from the Mercenaria mercenaria strain notata chromosome 7, MADL_Memer_1, whole genome shotgun sequence genome containing:
- the LOC128558360 gene encoding uncharacterized protein LOC128558360, with product MVGSTNESEVEIEGIKTMGLIDTGSMITTISVEFFKDMDPKPELLPLEDFNLEVSSANGEKLPFLGYVEVDLKVSVLCDRCFTIPALIVPRTDYNSNVPVIVGTNIIRQLQAEMDDATTEIPEVWNMAFKATCSSSVGIVKSTQRFTLQPMETKQITGFERKMKDCESVVTEPSEKGYSSRFTVCPRVVKLDDPGNTARVPVRVFNMSAKAVEIPEKSKFM